The uncultured Desulfatiglans sp. DNA window GGACCAGGCGCTCTTGCAACGCCTTCAGGAAAACGTCCAGGCTGAACGGCGCTTCCGGAACCAGGCAAAAGTTCACCTCACTGTTCGCGAGGGTCGCGTTGGCGGCGATGAACCCGGCATCCCGGCCCATCAGCCGGACCAGACCGATCCCGTTCCGGGCACCGAGCGCCTCGACATGGGCCGCGTAGATGGCGCGTCGCGATTCGGAGACAGCGGTCTCGAAGCCGAAGGATTGGTCCACGTAGGCAATGTCATTGTCGATGGTCTTCGGGATAGCGACGATGCTGATCTTCAGACGACGGCGGGCTATCTCCTCCGAAAAGGCCCTCGCCGCCCTGAGGGTGCCGTCCCCGCCGATGGTGAAGAGGATCCCGATGTTCATCCGCTCGAGCGTGTCCACCATCTCGGAGATGTCCTGCGGCCCGCGCGAGGTCCCGAGGATCGTGCCGCCGCTCTGCTGGATTTCGGCGACCGTTCGCGGCGTCAACTCCATCGGTGTGTGGCGGTATCGAGGGTTCAGGCCTTCGAAACCGTACCGGAAGCCGAAGACCCCCTGCACGCCGTAGTGATGGAACAGGCTGAGGACCGTAGCGCGGATGACATCGTTCAGCCCGGGGCAAATACCTCCACAGGTCACGATCCCGCACTTCAGTTTCGAAGGATCGAAATAGATCTCCCGGCGAGGTCCCGCCATTTCAAAACAAGGGGGATCGTTCAGCATGCCGGAGCGGCAGTCGTACTCCTTCAGGTTGGAATGAAACAGGATCCGTTCGTTGTCTTCTACGAACTGGATCTCCTTCATAGGAGAGGGGATGCGGCAGGGTCCGAGCGTTTCTATGCCCAGATCCAGACTATCCGGGACTTCCACCGTCGCCTTGTTTTTCGTCGTCATCTTCGGGACCTGTTCTGCTCGTTCGAAACGGGCCCGTGCCGCCCTTCCTCAAAGAGAGGGACCGGGCAGGCCGGTCACCGGCTCCGTAAGCAGGAACTCTCCGCCCTCGATCCAAGCCTTCAGGCTCTGAGCCACTTCGCGCGCACGGACATAGGACGATAGCGGAACCGTGTGGATATCGATGCCGTTGAAACGGATGGAGCCGCTCTTCAACTCGGCGTAGCTGACCTGCCCGAGGCTCTTCGATTCGCCTTTCGGGTAATCGACCCCATAATCGATGATCTGGGTGAAAATCTCGTCATCCGAAACGCCGCAGTACCGTGCGATCTCCTCGTTCAGGATCGGAATGGGAACGCCTAGTCCAACCGCTAGAGAGCATCCATAGCCGAGGATACTCACCCCGACCACCCAACGGGGATTCATCGCCTTCATGTCTCCCATGACCATCAAGGTCCCTGCAGGGGTCAAGGGGGTTCCGTTCGAATGCCTCTT harbors:
- a CDS encoding 6-phosphofructokinase, translated to MTTKNKATVEVPDSLDLGIETLGPCRIPSPMKEIQFVEDNERILFHSNLKEYDCRSGMLNDPPCFEMAGPRREIYFDPSKLKCGIVTCGGICPGLNDVIRATVLSLFHHYGVQGVFGFRYGFEGLNPRYRHTPMELTPRTVAEIQQSGGTILGTSRGPQDISEMVDTLERMNIGILFTIGGDGTLRAARAFSEEIARRRLKISIVAIPKTIDNDIAYVDQSFGFETAVSESRRAIYAAHVEALGARNGIGLVRLMGRDAGFIAANATLANSEVNFCLVPEAPFSLDVFLKALQERLVRRQHAVIVVAEGAGQDLVGGTGERDASGNRRLGDIGLFLKEKTLAYFAEAGMEVTLKYIDPSYTIRSTPANAHDSVFCLLLGHNAVHAGMTGRTNMVVGYWNGEYTHVPIPLAVSRTKQIDPRGRFWSSVLESTGQRIGRV